A single window of Amphiura filiformis chromosome 17, Afil_fr2py, whole genome shotgun sequence DNA harbors:
- the LOC140138218 gene encoding LOW QUALITY PROTEIN: E3 ubiquitin-protein ligase TRIM71-like (The sequence of the model RefSeq protein was modified relative to this genomic sequence to represent the inferred CDS: substituted 1 base at 1 genomic stop codon), translated as MAASNPVDTEEDIDSLITCGICLSEMEQPKALICLHTFCVKCLKKVKHPPGQITCPLCQEDTLLPKGGVDELQNNFFINQLKERKAIRGTGEFKMLCKCCKKDKVNVARCVDCCGFICQDCVDLHKTIDPLSNHKVYTIDELRSGKVDISKVWKEQRCHNHKNQILMFFCKTCGISICMACGLYKHSRPEHDFIEMEPAAEDHKKEMKGLLASCRDVAKRVDTAIKQDDKVKRELKSAMDKASKDLLSAKEKAKEDFLKLLEDNYRANSEKLQKIATERNTNIDSSKTNLSNLQAKLNNAMAMTNQVLTAGSMHDVTSNYTKFTSILGKLKEEQVNSTSDDVSFLQFSSDQSGQVLKPLGYIKEETSTXQLQKEIGKDGEGKLRWGLGVAIASNGDIAVADFFAAKVKVYRSDGQYKLSLDTKQGLQGCKTSDPWDVAVSPNQFYVTDRTGMVKIYSLEGQYLKQFPVKSPDGTSSDGSQLCGLAIDNDGHLLVGNHTKKYISKCKQDGTHISTIKVDIWPDFIAVTPMGRIVVSPGTSNTDVYVLDQTSKHIHTINTPKDAKSWHPTGVCCSDDGVIYIASWHPGDHGGIYRFTEDGEYLGCVTTDVTNAHGLAYTYDDGYDKLVVAQGYGHPAKVFTFK; from the coding sequence ATGGCAGCGTCAAATCCAGTAGACACTGAGGAAGACATCGATAGCCTCATTACTTGTGGTATATGCCTGTcagaaatggaacagcccaaggCACTTATCTGTTTGCACACATTTTGTGTTAAGTGCCTTAAAAAAGTAAAACATCCACCTGGCCAAATCACCTGCCCTTTATGCCAAGAAGATACTCTTCTACCAAAAGGAGGAGTCGATGAACTTCAaaataacttcttcatcaaccagctgaaagaaagaaaagccaTTCGTGGAACAGGAGAGTTCAAGatgctttgcaaatgctgtaaAAAGGATAAGGTCAATGTTGCCAGATGTGTGGACTGCTGTGGATTTATTTGTCAAGACTGTGTTGACTTACACAAGACTATAGATCCACTCAGTAATCATAAAGTATATACCATTGACGAATTGAGATCCGGAAAAGTAGACATCAGCAAAGTATGGAAAGAGCAACGTTGTCACAATCATAAAAATCAAATTCTGATGTTTTTCTGCAAGACATGCGGCATTTCGATATGCATGGCCTGTGGTTTGTACAAACACTCACGACCTGAGCATGATTTTATAGAAATGGAACCTGCAGCTGAAGATCACAAGAAAGAGATGAAAGGATTGTTGGCAAGCTGCAGAGATGTTGCTAAAAGAGTTGATACAGCAATAAAACAAGATGACAAAGTGAAAAGAGAATTAAAATCAGCAATGGATAAAGCCAGCAAGGATCTTTTAAGCGCCAAAGAAAAGGCCAAGGAGGATTTCTTAAAGCTCCTAGAAGATAATTATCGTGCAAACTCTGAAAAACTGCAAAAGATTGCTACAGAAAGAAACACCAATATTGACAGCAGCAAGACAAATTTGAGCAATCTTCAAGCCAAATTAAACAATGCAATGGCGATGACCAATCAGGTGCTGACTGCAGGATCCATGCATGATGTGACTTCCAACTACACAAAATTCACTTCTATACTCGGGAAGCTGAAAGAGGAACAAGTGAATTCTACTTCAGATGATGTCAGTTTTCTTCAGTTTTCATCTGACCAATCAGGACAAGTGTTGAAACCATTGGGTTACATCAAGGAGGAAACATCTACATGACAGTTACAGAAAGAAATTGGGAAAGATGGTGAAGGAAAGTTGAGGTGGGGTCTCGGTGTAGCTATTGCCTCAAACGGAGACATAGCAGTTGCCGATTTCTTTGCAGCAAAAGTGAAAGTGTATCGGAGTGATGGTCAATATAAACTAAGTCTTGACACTAAACAGGGATTACAGGGATGTAAGACATCTGATCCATGGGATGTAGCTGTTAGTCCAAACCAATTCTATGTTACTGACCGGACTGGTATGGTGAAGATTTACAGTCTTGAAGGTCAATACCTGAAGCAATTTCCAGTCAAGTCTCCAGATGGTACATCATCTGATGGCTCACAACTATGTGGTCTTGCTATAGATAATGATGGCCACCTGTTAGTAGGAAATCACACCAAGAAATACATCAGCAAATGCAAACAAGATGGCACACATATCTCTACAATCAAGGTTGATATATGGCCAGATTTCATTGCAGTCACACCAATGGGAAGAATTGTTGTCAGTCCAGGTACATCCAACACAGATGTGTATGTATTGGATCAGACTAGTAAGCATATACACACCATCAACACACCAAAGGATGCCAAGTCATGGCATCCAACAGGTGTATGTTGTAGTGATGATGGTGTCATCTACATAGCTAGCTGGCACCCAGGAGACCACGGTGGAATCTATAGGTTTACAGAAGATGGGGAATACCTGGGATGTGTTACAACTGATGTGACCAATGCACATGGCCTTGCATATACCTATGATGATGGGTATGATAAACTGGTGGTAGCCCAGGGTTATGGGCATCCAGCAAAAGTTTTTACTTTCAAATGA
- the LOC140138310 gene encoding E3 ubiquitin-protein ligase TRIM56-like, giving the protein MEQPKALTCLHTFCFKCLKNVQHPPGQITCPLCQDDSLLPKGGVDELQNNFFINQLKERKAIRGTGEFKMICKCCKKDKVNVARCVDCCGFICQDCADLHKTIDPLSNHKVYTIDELRSGEVDISKVWKEQRCHNHKNQILMFFCKTCGIPICMACGLYKHSRPEHDFIEMEPAAEDHKKEMKGLLASCRDVAKRVDTAIKQDDKVKTELKSAMDKASKDLLTAKEKAKEDFLKLLEDNYRANSEKLQKIAAERNTNIDSSKTNLSNLQAKLNNAMVMTNQVLTAGSTHDVTSNYTKFTSILGSLKRNK; this is encoded by the coding sequence atggaacagcccaaggcacttacatgcttgcacaCATTTTGTTTTAAGTGCCTCAAAAACGTTCAACACCCACCTGGCCAAATCACCTGTCCTTTATGCCAAGATGATAGTCTTCTACCAAAAGGAGGAGTCGATGAACTTCAaaataacttcttcatcaatcagctgaaagaaagaaaagccaTTCGTGGAACAGGAGAGTTCAAGATGATTTGCAAATGTTGTAAAAAGGATAAGGTCAATGTTGCCAGATGTGTGGACTGTTGTGGATTTATTTGTCAAGACTGTGCTGATTTACACAAGACTATAGATCCACTCAGTAATCATAAAGTATATACCATTGACGAATTGAGATCAGGAGAAGTAGACATCAGCAAAGTATGGAAAGAGCAACGTTGTCACAATCATAAAAATCAAATTCTGATGTTTTTCTGCAAGACATGCGGCATTCCGATATGCATGGCCTGTGGTTTGTACAAACACTCACGACCTGAGCATGATTTCATAGAAATGGAACCTGCAGCTGAAGATCACAAGAAAGAGATGAAAGGATTGTTGGCAAGCTGCAGAGATGTTGCTAAAAGAGTTGACACTGCAATAAAACAAGATGACAAagtgaaaacagaattaaaatcaGCAATGGATAAAGCCAGCAAGGACCTTTTAACCGCCAAAGAAAAGGCCAAGGAGGATTTCTTAAAGCTCCTGGAAGATAATTATCGCGCAAACTCTGAAAAACTGCAAAAGATTGCTGCAGAAAGAAACACCAATATTGACAGCAGCAAGACAAATTTGAGCAATCTTCAAGCCAAATTAAACAATGCAATGGTGATGACAAATCAGGTACTGACTGCAGGATCCACGCATGATGTGACTTCCAACTACACAAAATTCACTTCTATACTCGGAAGCTTAAAGAGGAACAAGTGA